Genomic window (Pseudomonas sp. MM211):
TGGTCGGGTAACGCATCCCAGGATTCGAACGGTATTTCACCATCCGACGTTTTCACCCCGGCGCTGGACAGCATGCGCCGCACATACTGGGTATCCGACCACAGCGATTCATCCTCGGCGTGGATGCCCATGGCGTTGGCAATGGCCTTCATTTCTGAATAGCTTTTACCCAGGATGTTGGCCGCCGAGGCGATCCCGCATCCGCTGATTTCTTCCTGTATTACTGGCTTGAGCATGGCGTTGCCTTATACATAACGTTTGAAAGGCTCAGCCGCCAGTGGGTGCTGTCTTGCTCTTCACGGGTTGAGGCTGAGCCATACCTTGCGGCCAGTAAACGATGCAACCGGCAGGGGCATTGCCATAGCAGTTATGCGGGTTGTAGCTGGAAAAATCCGGTTCGAAGCCCAGGTCACGCATGCACATGGCCTGTTCCTGGATTTTTTGCACGCCTGCACTCATCTGATCGATGAAGTCGCACTGCTCGAGCGCCGTATCGACATCGGTTGTCGCTTGTCGGGTGGGTTCCCACATCACCCGCGCAGGCTGTGCCGGCTGGTAGTACGAGGCACAGCCAGCAAGGCCGGCGGCGATCATCCCTGCAATTAATTTCTTCATACGTCTGTCTTCCATGTTGTGATTTGGGGGCGGGCGTGGCGCTCAGGTAATCAGGCTGGCTGCATGCCCGCGCGCTTGAGCAGTTGCTTGCAGCGCTCCGAGAGGTGCACCACGCGCAGGTGCTTGCCGGCCTTGTTGTAGCGCTCGCGCAGGGTCATCAGGGCGGCGATGGCCGAGTAGTCGACGAAGCTCAGGTGACGGCAATCAATGGTCACTTCGGCGGGGTCGTTGGCGGCGTCGAACAGGTTGAGAAACGGCGCGGTGGAGGCGAAGAACAGGGTGCCATGGGGCACGTAAAGTCTGCTGCCGTCTGCCTCCAGGCGGCTGTCGACGTAGAGTTCGCGGGCGTGCTGCCAGGCGAAGTTCAGGGCGGCGATGACGATCCCGCACATCACCGCCATGGCCAGATCCGTGAGTACAGTGATGATGGTCACTGCAACGATGACCAGCACGTCGTTGAGCGGCACTTTGCCCAGCACCCGCAGAGACGCCCAGGCGAAGGTCTGCTGAGCGACCACGAACATCACGCCGACTAGCGCGGCCAGTGGAATGAGCTCGATCAGCGGCGACAGGAACAGCACGTAAAGCAGGATCATCACCCCGGCGACGATGCCGGAAAGCCGGCCGCGGCCGCCGGAGCTGAGGTTGATCATGGTCTGGCCGATCATCGCGCAACCGCCCATGCCGCCGCACATGCCGGAGGCGATATTGGCTGCGCCTAGGGCCACGCATTCGCGATCCGGGTGGCCACGGCTTTCGGTGATTTCATCGGTAAGGTTGAGGGTCAGCAGGGTTTCCAGCAGGCCGACCATGGCCATCAGCACCGCGTAGGGCAGGATGATCCACAGGGTTTCCAGGTTCCAGGGGATCTGCGGTAGCGCCGGCACGGGCAGACCACCGGCGATTTTCGCCATGTCGCCAAGGGTGTGAGTGGGCAGGTGCAGGAAATAGGTGAGCAGGCCGACGCTGAGGATCGCCGCCAGGGCTGGCGGGATGGCGCGGGTCAGCTTCGGCAGGATATAGACGATGGCCATGGTCAGCGCCACCAGGCCGAGCATCAGGTACAGCTCGTTACCCTTGATCCAGTGGCCATCGCGCTGAAAGTGCTCCAGTTGCGCCATGGCGATGACGATGGCCAGGCCGTTGACGAAGCCGAGCATCACCGGGTGCGGCACCATGCGCACCAGCTTGCCGAGTCGCAACAAGCCGAACGCCAGCATGATCACACCGCCAAGCAGCACCGTGGCCAGCAGATACTCGACGCCGTGCTGCACCACCAGGGCGACGAT
Coding sequences:
- a CDS encoding SulP family inorganic anion transporter encodes the protein MKIARLRADVLAGLTSSFALVPECIAFALVAQVNPLMGLYGAFFICLITALFGGRPGMISGAAGSMAVVIVALVVQHGVEYLLATVLLGGVIMLAFGLLRLGKLVRMVPHPVMLGFVNGLAIVIAMAQLEHFQRDGHWIKGNELYLMLGLVALTMAIVYILPKLTRAIPPALAAILSVGLLTYFLHLPTHTLGDMAKIAGGLPVPALPQIPWNLETLWIILPYAVLMAMVGLLETLLTLNLTDEITESRGHPDRECVALGAANIASGMCGGMGGCAMIGQTMINLSSGGRGRLSGIVAGVMILLYVLFLSPLIELIPLAALVGVMFVVAQQTFAWASLRVLGKVPLNDVLVIVAVTIITVLTDLAMAVMCGIVIAALNFAWQHARELYVDSRLEADGSRLYVPHGTLFFASTAPFLNLFDAANDPAEVTIDCRHLSFVDYSAIAALMTLRERYNKAGKHLRVVHLSERCKQLLKRAGMQPA